CCGTACGGACAAACTGGTTCCGCTCGGTCAGGAACGGACGCTCGGGGACTTCGAGGACAACCTGGAAGCCGCGCTGGGCCGGATTCTGGCCGAGGAGAGCGCGGGCCCGGCCGCCTGAACCGACGCCCCTCCGCGGCTGCCCGCCCGCGACTGCCCGCTCCCACGCTCGTCCGTGACTGCCCGCCCGGTGTCCCTCCGCGGCTGCCGCCCCGGCGCCCGTCCGAGCCCACCGGCTCGGTGTCCCTCCGCGTCCACCACCGGCTCGGCGTGCGTCCCCGCACACCGGCCCAGTGCGCGTCCCCGTGCCCCGCGCCCCGCGTCCCTGGTTCCCCGCGTACCGGCGCGCTCACTTCGCGCGGCGACGCCGTCCGCCCCGCCCCGCCGCGGGCTTCCTGATGTCCGCGCCCGGCCGGCCTCCGGCATCCGTGCGGTCGGCGGAGACCACCAGGGCCGCGAGCGCCGTGGTGAGCGGCACGGAGGCGACCAGACCGATCGAACCGACGAGCGTCCGGACGATCTCGACGGCGACCAGCTCGCTGTTGGCCACCGTCCCCATGCTGCTCTGCGCGATGGAGAAGAGCAGCAGCAGCGGGAGGGCGGCTCCCGCGTAGGCGAGCACCAGCGTGTTCACGACCGAGGCGATGTGGTCGCGGCCGATCCGGATGCCGGCCCGGTACAGCGCGCGTGGCCCCATGCCCGGATCGGCCTGGTGCAGCTCCCAGACCGCCGACGTCTGGGTGACCGTGACGTCGTCGAGGACACCGAGCGAACCGATGATCACACCGGCCAGGAGCAGGCCGGACATGTCGATCTCCGGGTACAGGCCGTGGATCAGCCCCGTGTTGTCGTCGGTGTTGCCGCTCAGGGAGGCCCAGCCGATGAACACCGAGCCGAGCAGACCGATCAGCAGCAGGGAGATCAGCGTCCCGAGCACCGCGACCGAGGTCCGGGCCGAGAGCCCGTGGCACATGTAGAGCGCGATCAGCATGATGGCGCTCGCTCCGACCACCGCCACGACCAGCGGATTCGACCCGTCCAGGATGGCGGGCAGGATGAAGAACGTCAGGATCAGGAAGCTCACGACGAGCGCGACGAGAGCCATCACGCCCTTCATCCGGCCGACGAGCACGACCGCGAGGGCGAAGATGCCGGCGAGCACGGCCATCGGGAGCTTCCGGTTCACATCGGTGACCGAGTACTGCAGATCGCGCGGGGCGTCGGGGGCGTACGCGACCACCACGCCCTGACCCTGGTGCAGTTGGCGCGGTGCGTCAGGCTGCACGATCTCGGTGAACGTCCGCCCCTTCTCCGGACCGCTGGTGACCTCGATCGTCGCCTTCGCGCACTCTCCCTGCTGCGCGTTGACCGCCTCCCGGCCCTCTGGCGTCGAGGTGTCACCGGTCGGCGGGACCTGCCCCGCGTTCACGGAGGCGCAGTCCACGTGCTGGACGGCGACGACCTCGCCCTGTTCCGTCTGCCGGTCGAAACCGACGCCGGTGCGCTCGTGCGGCGGGGCGCCACCCGGCCACAGGACCACGAGTCCGACCACGACGGCCGTGGCGAACGGGATCAGGATCGCGGCGATGACCCTGCGCAGATGCCGGGACACCGGGGTGGCGGGCCCGTGGCTGTGGCTGTGCCCGTGGGATCCGTGCCCTTGACCGGGCCCGTGGGAGCCGTGTGGCTGAGCAGGTTCGCGAGGGCTGTGGTCCTGGTCGTGGCCGTGCGGCTCGGGAGGCTGTTGGGGGGAAGTCACCGACCGATCATCGCAAGAACGGCGGGGGCCCACTGTTCAGCACGCCAAGGATGGCGCTAGCGTGGTGGCACCTTTGCACACGCGGGAGCTCGGAGCACCGGGCTGAGAGGGCGCTGATCACCGTACGCGCGTACTGATGTACGTACGGGAGGAGGCTGCGCCGACCGCCGAACCTGTTACCGGGTAATGCCGGCGTAGGGAGATCGGTCTCATGACCATTCAGGATGCACGCACGCCTGCCTCCGAGCAGGACGACACCTCTGCCGACGGCGCTCGCACGCCGGGCTGGCACAAGGGCTACGTCCAGGGCTCGCGCCCCGACCTCAGGGTGCCGGTCCGTCAGGTGCACCTCACCAACGGCAAGGACGTCACGCTGTACGACACGTCCGGCCCGTACACCGACCCCACCGTCGACACCGACGTACGGCGGGGCCTTCCGCCGCTGCGCGAGAACTGGATCATCGCGCGCGGCGACACCGAGGAGTACGCGGGCCGCCCGGCCCGCCCCGAGGACGACGGCATCAAGCACACCTCGCCGCGCGGCGGGGGGCTCAAGAACCTCGACGCGGTCTTCCCCGGTCGGCCGCGGCTGCCGCGCCGCGGCCGCGAGGGCCAGGCCGTGACCCAGCTCGCGTACGCCCGCCGAGGGGAGATCACCCCGGAGATGGAGTACGTGGCGATCCGGGAGAACGTCTCCCCCGAGGTCGTACGGGAGGAGATCGCGGCGGGCCGCGCGGTGCTCCCGGTGAACGTCAACCACCCGGAGATCGAGCCGATGATCATCGGCAAGCGGTTCCTGGTGAAGGTCAACGCCAACATCGGCAACTCTGCCGTCACCTCCTCGATCGAGGAGGAGGTGGAGAAGATGACCTGGGCGACCAAGTGGGGCGCCGACACGGTCATGGACCTGTCCACCGGCCGCAACATCCACACCACCCGCGAGTGGGTCCTGCGCAACTCCCCCGTGCCCATCGGCACCGTGCCGCTCTACCAGGCGCTGGAGAAGGTCGACGGCCGTGCCGAGGACCTGACCTGGGAGATCTACAAGGACACGGTCATCGAGCAGGCCGAGCAGGGCGTGGACTACATGACGGTGCACGCCGGCGTACTCCTGCCGTACGTGCCCCTCACCGCGCGCCGCAAGACCGGCATCGTCTCGCGCGGCGGCTCGATCATGGCCGCCTGGTGTCTCGCGCACCACAAGGAGAACTTCCTCTACACGCACTTCGAGGAGCTCTGCGAGATCCTCGCGACGTACGACGTCACGTACTCGCTCGGCGACGGGCTCCGCCCCGGCTCCATCGCGGACGCCAACGACGCGGCGCAGTTCGCGGAGCTGCGCACGCTCGGCGAGCTGAACACCATCGCCAAGCGGCACAACGTGCAGACGATGATCGAGGGCCCCGGGCACGTCCCGATGCACAAGATCAAGGAGAACATCGACCTGCAGCAGGAGATCTGCGAGGAGGCGCCGTTCTACACGCTCGGCCCGCTGACCACGGACGTCGCGCCCGCCTACGACCACATCACCTCCGGCATCGGCGCCGCGATGATCGCCTGGTGGGGTACGGCGATGCTCTGCTACGTCACGCCCAAGGAGCACCTGGGCCTGCCGAACCGCGACGACGTGAAGACCGGTGTCATCACGTACAAGATCGCGGCCCACGCGGCGGACCTCGCCAAGGGGCACCCGGGCGCGCAGGAATGGGACGACGCGCTCTCGGACGCGCGGTTCGAGTTCCGCTGGGAGGATCAGTTCAACCTGGCGCTCGACCCGGACACCGCGCGGGAGTTCCACGACGAGACGCTGCCGGCGGAGCCCGCGAAGACCGCGCACTTCTGCTCGATGTGCGGTCCGAAGTTCTGCTCGATGAAGATCTCGCAGGACATCCGCCGTGAGCACGGCGGCGATCTCAAGGCGGACGAGATCGAGGCGGGCATGGCCGCGAAGTCGGCCGAGTTCGCGGCGACTGGCAACCGCGTCTACCTGCCGCTGGCGGACTGACCCCCGCCCGGCTACCGGGCCGGCCCGCGACCCCGGGGGAGTCGCGGGCCGGTGGTGTGTCAGGGGCCGGGTGAGGCGGTGGGCGGGCTGGTGGCGGCGAGGACGTCGCGGAGGAAGGGCAGGATGCCCCGCTCCAGGAGGGCGCGGCGCCAGGCCTCGCGCGCGCGGGACAGTTCGTCGTCCGGCGCGGCCGGGAGCGGGCCGCCCCTGCTCACCTCGGCCGGGCTGTTGCGCAGGGCCGTCACGAGCAGTCCGGCGGCCGCGCCGAGCAGTCCGGCGGCGGCCACCGCGCCGAAGACCAGGCCGGCCGTGAGCAGGGTCGCCCCGAACGCCACGGTGGGGGCGACGACGTGCAGGACCGCCCCGACCAGCAGGAAGATGACGGCGGCCGCGCCCGCGAGGACGGGCACCATGACGGTGAGGATCGCCACGACGCCGGGGCCGGGGCCCGGGCGGTCCGGGGACGCCGGTGCCCTGGTCCCGAGGGCCGCGCGGTGCTGCTCG
This sequence is a window from Streptomyces sp. NBC_00691. Protein-coding genes within it:
- the thiC gene encoding phosphomethylpyrimidine synthase ThiC; translation: MTIQDARTPASEQDDTSADGARTPGWHKGYVQGSRPDLRVPVRQVHLTNGKDVTLYDTSGPYTDPTVDTDVRRGLPPLRENWIIARGDTEEYAGRPARPEDDGIKHTSPRGGGLKNLDAVFPGRPRLPRRGREGQAVTQLAYARRGEITPEMEYVAIRENVSPEVVREEIAAGRAVLPVNVNHPEIEPMIIGKRFLVKVNANIGNSAVTSSIEEEVEKMTWATKWGADTVMDLSTGRNIHTTREWVLRNSPVPIGTVPLYQALEKVDGRAEDLTWEIYKDTVIEQAEQGVDYMTVHAGVLLPYVPLTARRKTGIVSRGGSIMAAWCLAHHKENFLYTHFEELCEILATYDVTYSLGDGLRPGSIADANDAAQFAELRTLGELNTIAKRHNVQTMIEGPGHVPMHKIKENIDLQQEICEEAPFYTLGPLTTDVAPAYDHITSGIGAAMIAWWGTAMLCYVTPKEHLGLPNRDDVKTGVITYKIAAHAADLAKGHPGAQEWDDALSDARFEFRWEDQFNLALDPDTAREFHDETLPAEPAKTAHFCSMCGPKFCSMKISQDIRREHGGDLKADEIEAGMAAKSAEFAATGNRVYLPLAD
- a CDS encoding YibE/F family protein, with translation MTSPQQPPEPHGHDQDHSPREPAQPHGSHGPGQGHGSHGHSHSHGPATPVSRHLRRVIAAILIPFATAVVVGLVVLWPGGAPPHERTGVGFDRQTEQGEVVAVQHVDCASVNAGQVPPTGDTSTPEGREAVNAQQGECAKATIEVTSGPEKGRTFTEIVQPDAPRQLHQGQGVVVAYAPDAPRDLQYSVTDVNRKLPMAVLAGIFALAVVLVGRMKGVMALVALVVSFLILTFFILPAILDGSNPLVVAVVGASAIMLIALYMCHGLSARTSVAVLGTLISLLLIGLLGSVFIGWASLSGNTDDNTGLIHGLYPEIDMSGLLLAGVIIGSLGVLDDVTVTQTSAVWELHQADPGMGPRALYRAGIRIGRDHIASVVNTLVLAYAGAALPLLLLFSIAQSSMGTVANSELVAVEIVRTLVGSIGLVASVPLTTALAALVVSADRTDAGGRPGADIRKPAAGRGGRRRRAK